The following are encoded together in the Actinomycetes bacterium genome:
- a CDS encoding SMI1/KNR4 family protein, translating into MDAVQRLGRAATAGELRDEDGEPVRLDLLPPAGQGTVDGLRDRYGALGAALPAELVRLLGLASGAEALLDLDLTGERHSIEVAELLPAGHPVAADGFGNFWLLDLTPDTVETAPVFFACHDAPVLLYQAASLGDFLDQALGALEPRRDTTIDDVHEDRLFEVGRRAPQSMPWRAAMTSDDQALRDFAASLDESWTVVDLRRRDVGMGVAWGAHGARTRLARHGWERVFGYAPPARTRRSIWSRMAFADPTMGMRPVRSRSRGRRTARPAPPPP; encoded by the coding sequence GTGGACGCGGTGCAGCGGCTGGGCAGGGCCGCCACGGCCGGCGAGCTGCGGGACGAGGACGGCGAACCGGTGCGCCTGGACCTGCTCCCGCCGGCGGGCCAGGGCACGGTGGACGGTCTCCGCGACCGCTACGGCGCGCTCGGTGCGGCTCTTCCGGCGGAGCTGGTCCGGCTGCTCGGGCTGGCGTCCGGCGCCGAGGCGCTGCTCGACCTCGACCTGACCGGGGAGCGGCACAGCATCGAGGTCGCCGAGCTCCTTCCCGCCGGCCACCCGGTCGCCGCGGACGGCTTCGGCAACTTCTGGCTGCTCGACCTCACCCCGGACACCGTGGAGACCGCGCCGGTGTTCTTCGCCTGCCACGACGCGCCGGTGCTGCTCTACCAGGCCGCGTCGCTGGGCGACTTCCTCGACCAGGCGCTCGGCGCGCTCGAGCCCCGCCGCGACACCACGATCGACGACGTGCACGAGGACCGGCTCTTCGAGGTCGGCCGCCGTGCCCCTCAGTCGATGCCGTGGCGCGCGGCGATGACGTCGGACGACCAAGCGCTGCGCGACTTCGCCGCATCGCTGGACGAGTCCTGGACCGTGGTCGACCTGCGCCGGCGCGACGTCGGGATGGGCGTGGCCTGGGGCGCGCACGGGGCACGCACCCGGCTGGCCCGGCACGGCTGGGAGCGGGTCTTCGGCTACGCGCCGCCGGCGCGGACCCGCCGGAGCATCTGGTCGCGGATGGCGTTCGCGGACCCGACGATGGGCATGCGACCGGTCAGGTCACGGTCGCGCGGACGTCGTACCGCTCGTCCCGCTCCTCCCCCGCCGTGA
- the kynU gene encoding kynureninase: MNLVEARPRAEQLDATDPLAGVRDRFQLPDGLVYLDGNSLGALPVGVRAALDYAVSRQWGQDLITSWNTHDWWDAPRRVGARIARLVGAHHDEVVVADSTSANLFKALVAAARMRPGRSTLVMEPGNFPADLYVADSVAELLGLQVARAEPGEVAALLAKAGGDVAVVSFSHVDYRTGRAHDMAGITAAVHDAGALAVWDLSHSAGALPVDLTGAGADLAVGCGYKYLNGGPGAPAYVMVARRHQESVRSPLTGWTGHAQPFAMEGSYRPAPGIDRMRNGTPPVLSLLALEAALAAFDGVGMDDVRAKSLSLTSFFLELADEALAPLEFTPVTPRDPAERGSQVSLRHPRAYGVVQALHARGVVGDYREPDLVRLGFAPLYLRHVDVVRAVEQLTAVVTAGEERDERYDVRATVT; this comes from the coding sequence ATGAACCTCGTCGAGGCCAGGCCAAGGGCCGAGCAGCTGGACGCCACCGACCCGCTGGCCGGTGTACGGGACCGGTTCCAGCTGCCGGACGGGTTGGTCTACCTCGACGGCAACTCGCTTGGAGCCCTGCCGGTCGGGGTCCGCGCGGCGCTCGACTACGCGGTGTCCCGCCAGTGGGGTCAGGACCTCATCACGTCCTGGAACACTCACGACTGGTGGGACGCGCCGCGGCGGGTCGGGGCCCGCATCGCCCGGCTGGTCGGGGCGCATCACGACGAGGTCGTCGTGGCCGACTCCACCTCGGCGAACCTCTTCAAGGCGCTGGTCGCAGCGGCGCGGATGCGGCCAGGGCGCTCGACCCTGGTCATGGAGCCCGGCAACTTCCCGGCCGACCTCTACGTCGCCGACTCGGTCGCCGAGCTGCTCGGCCTCCAGGTCGCGCGCGCCGAGCCGGGCGAGGTCGCCGCCCTGCTGGCGAAGGCCGGCGGCGACGTCGCCGTCGTGAGCTTCTCGCACGTGGACTACCGCACCGGCCGCGCGCACGACATGGCCGGCATCACGGCGGCCGTGCACGACGCGGGAGCCCTGGCGGTGTGGGACCTGTCGCACTCGGCCGGTGCGCTGCCGGTCGACCTGACCGGCGCCGGGGCGGACCTGGCGGTGGGGTGCGGCTACAAGTACCTCAACGGTGGCCCCGGCGCGCCGGCCTACGTGATGGTGGCCCGCCGCCACCAGGAGTCGGTCCGGTCACCTCTCACCGGCTGGACCGGCCACGCGCAGCCGTTCGCGATGGAGGGCAGCTACCGACCCGCCCCGGGCATCGACCGGATGCGCAACGGCACCCCGCCGGTCCTCTCGCTGCTGGCGCTGGAGGCCGCGCTGGCGGCGTTCGACGGCGTGGGCATGGACGACGTACGGGCCAAGAGCCTGTCGCTGACGTCGTTCTTCCTCGAGCTGGCCGACGAGGCGCTGGCCCCGCTGGAGTTCACCCCCGTCACACCCAGGGACCCGGCCGAGCGGGGCAGCCAGGTCTCGCTGCGGCACCCGAGGGCGTACGGCGTGGTGCAGGCGCTCCACGCTCGCGGCGTGGTCGGCGACTACCGCGAGCCGGACCTGGTGCGGCTGGGGTTCGCGCCCCTCTATCTGCGCCACGTCGACGTCGTCCGCGCCGTCGAGCAGTTGACGGCGGTCGTCACGGCGGGGGAGGAGCGGGACGAGCGGTACGACGTCCGCGCGACCGTGACCTGA
- a CDS encoding glycosyltransferase family 39 protein: protein MRGANRLTGATYAVSAAATVLLLALSGRYGPHRDELYFVAAGHHPQWGYPDQPPLTPLVAGLADSVAPGSLLVLRLLSALAVGVVVLVTADLARALGGGRGAELLAAVATATGAGVLAVGHMLSTATTDLLVWTVVVRLVVSTLQHDRPRQWLVVGLVLGIGLQNKHLVGFLAAGLVAGIVLTPGLRHHLRSPWAWGGAAVAILIWLPNLVWQARHGWPQTELAADIRDEYGTAGGIAELVLLQVVMLNPLGAVLAAVGGVAGWRRPQWRWFRPVPIAYLLLLTVFVLTGGKNYYLLGLLPPLAAAGAVVLERRWSTRGVGLFTAAVAVTALFPLPALLPVLPATTLDASFYPALNEDQMETIGWPAVVRTVRGVVDSLPAGERGSAVVVTQNYGQAGALRWYGVEPPVYGTHNGFADWGPPPEGSGPVVWVGFSAPDPAALSGCARAARLDTGVDNEEDGNGVWVCDGPTGSWASAWKQLRHLSA, encoded by the coding sequence ATGAGGGGGGCGAACCGGCTGACCGGCGCGACGTACGCCGTCTCGGCCGCCGCCACCGTCCTCCTGCTGGCGCTCTCGGGCCGTTACGGGCCGCACCGCGACGAGCTGTACTTCGTGGCGGCCGGGCACCACCCGCAGTGGGGCTACCCGGACCAGCCGCCGCTGACCCCGCTGGTGGCCGGGCTCGCCGACAGCGTGGCGCCCGGCTCGCTGCTCGTGCTGCGCCTGCTGTCCGCGCTCGCCGTGGGCGTGGTCGTGCTGGTCACCGCCGACCTGGCCCGCGCGCTGGGCGGCGGCCGGGGCGCCGAGCTGCTCGCCGCGGTCGCGACCGCGACCGGCGCCGGGGTGCTCGCCGTCGGGCACATGCTCTCGACGGCGACCACCGACCTGCTCGTGTGGACCGTCGTCGTGCGGCTCGTCGTCTCGACGCTGCAGCACGACCGGCCCCGGCAGTGGCTGGTGGTCGGCCTGGTGCTCGGCATCGGGCTGCAGAACAAGCACCTCGTCGGCTTCCTGGCCGCGGGGCTGGTGGCCGGCATCGTCCTCACGCCTGGGCTGCGGCACCACCTCCGGTCACCGTGGGCCTGGGGCGGCGCGGCGGTCGCGATCCTGATCTGGCTGCCCAACCTGGTCTGGCAGGCGCGGCACGGCTGGCCGCAGACCGAGCTCGCCGCGGACATCCGTGACGAGTACGGCACGGCCGGCGGCATCGCCGAGTTGGTACTGCTGCAGGTCGTCATGCTCAACCCGCTCGGCGCGGTGCTAGCCGCGGTCGGCGGGGTCGCCGGGTGGCGGCGCCCCCAGTGGCGGTGGTTCCGCCCGGTGCCGATCGCCTATCTGCTGCTGCTGACCGTCTTCGTCCTGACCGGCGGGAAGAACTACTACCTGCTCGGCCTGCTGCCGCCGCTGGCCGCGGCCGGCGCCGTCGTGCTCGAGCGGCGCTGGTCGACGCGTGGGGTCGGCCTCTTCACCGCGGCCGTCGCCGTCACCGCGCTGTTCCCGCTGCCCGCGCTGCTGCCGGTGCTGCCGGCGACGACGCTGGACGCGTCGTTCTACCCGGCGCTCAACGAGGACCAGATGGAGACGATCGGCTGGCCGGCAGTGGTGCGCACGGTCCGCGGCGTCGTCGACTCGCTGCCGGCCGGGGAGAGGGGCTCGGCGGTGGTGGTGACGCAGAACTACGGCCAGGCGGGCGCGCTCCGGTGGTACGGCGTCGAGCCCCCGGTCTACGGGACCCACAACGGGTTCGCCGACTGGGGGCCGCCGCCCGAGGGCTCCGGGCCGGTCGTGTGGGTCGGCTTCAGCGCGCCGGACCCGGCCGCCCTCAGCGGGTGCGCCCGCGCGGCCCGGCTGGACACCGGCGTCGACAACGAGGAGGACGGCAACGGGGTCTGGGTCTGCGACGGGCCGACCGGCAGCTGGGCGTCGGCCTGGAAGCAGCTGCGCCACCTCTCCGCCTGA
- the truB gene encoding tRNA pseudouridine(55) synthase TruB — protein sequence MPSADTAGGAVNGLVVVDKPAGITSHDVVARIRRLAGTRRVGHAGTLDPMATGVLVVGVNRATRLLGHLTLTEKAYDATIRLGATTVTDDAQGEVLTTVDPSGVTDDALRAGIDALTGDIAQVPSAVSAVKVAGERSYKRVRAGEKVELPPRPVTVHRFDLVGSRREEGFLDVDVQVVVSSGTYVRALARDLGSALGVGGHLTALRRTRVGPYGLAGAHTLDELAGLVAQEPPADLPVLPIADAARAAFPVRELDEAAATVVSHGGPLPATGAPGPTAVFGPDGRFLALVEDRGATTRAIAVFV from the coding sequence ATCCCGTCCGCTGACACCGCCGGCGGCGCCGTCAACGGCCTCGTCGTCGTCGACAAGCCGGCCGGCATCACCTCTCACGACGTGGTCGCCCGGATCCGCCGGCTGGCGGGCACCCGGCGGGTGGGGCACGCCGGGACCCTGGACCCGATGGCGACCGGGGTGCTCGTCGTCGGCGTCAACCGCGCGACCCGGCTGCTCGGCCACCTCACGCTGACCGAGAAAGCCTACGACGCCACCATCCGGCTCGGCGCGACCACGGTGACCGACGACGCGCAGGGCGAGGTCCTGACGACGGTCGACCCGAGCGGGGTCACCGACGATGCGCTGCGCGCCGGCATCGACGCCCTGACCGGCGACATCGCCCAGGTGCCCTCAGCGGTGAGCGCCGTGAAGGTCGCCGGCGAGCGGAGCTACAAGCGGGTCCGCGCCGGCGAGAAGGTCGAGCTGCCGCCGCGGCCGGTCACCGTGCACCGGTTCGACCTCGTCGGCTCGCGCCGCGAGGAAGGCTTCCTCGACGTCGACGTGCAGGTCGTGGTGTCGAGCGGGACGTACGTCCGGGCGCTCGCCCGGGACCTGGGCTCGGCCCTGGGGGTCGGCGGCCACCTCACCGCACTGCGCCGGACCCGGGTCGGGCCCTACGGCCTGGCCGGTGCGCACACCCTGGACGAGCTGGCCGGGCTGGTCGCGCAGGAGCCACCGGCCGACCTGCCGGTGCTGCCGATCGCCGACGCGGCCAGGGCCGCGTTCCCGGTCCGGGAGCTCGACGAGGCGGCGGCGACCGTCGTCTCGCACGGCGGCCCCCTGCCCGCGACCGGGGCGCCGGGGCCGACCGCCGTCTTCGGCCCGGACGGCCGGTTCCTGGCGCTCGTCGAGGACCGGGGCGCGACCACCCGGGCGATCGCCGTCTTCGTCTGA
- the rbfA gene encoding 30S ribosome-binding factor RbfA produces MVDVARARKLADRIKVVVAETLETRIKDPRLGFITITDARVTGDLQQATVFYTVYGDDAQKADTAAALESARGVLRSEVGRQTGVRLTPTLTFVEDAVPENASHIEDLLAQVAAADAEVHRAAAGAAYAGDADPYKAPRDEADDADGPGGPGGPGGPGGPGGPGGPGGPGGPDDPDGADGADEVGGADEPDEDVRDPVR; encoded by the coding sequence GTGGTGGACGTGGCCCGAGCTCGCAAGCTGGCTGACCGGATCAAGGTGGTCGTGGCCGAGACCCTCGAGACGCGGATCAAGGACCCGCGCCTGGGGTTCATCACCATCACCGACGCCCGGGTGACCGGCGACCTCCAGCAGGCGACGGTGTTCTACACCGTCTACGGCGACGACGCCCAGAAGGCCGACACCGCGGCGGCGCTGGAGAGCGCCCGGGGGGTGCTGCGCTCCGAGGTCGGCCGGCAGACCGGGGTGCGGCTCACGCCGACCCTGACCTTCGTCGAGGACGCGGTGCCGGAGAACGCCAGCCACATCGAGGACCTCCTCGCGCAGGTCGCCGCCGCGGACGCCGAGGTGCACCGGGCGGCCGCCGGTGCGGCCTACGCCGGCGACGCGGACCCCTACAAGGCGCCCCGGGACGAGGCTGACGACGCTGATGGTCCTGGCGGTCCTGGCGGTCCTGGCGGTCCTGGCGGTCCTGGCGGTCCTGGCGGTCCTGGCGGTCCTGGCGGTCCTGACGATCCTGACGGTGCCGACGGAGCCGACGAGGTCGGCGGTGCCGACGAGCCCGACGAGGACGTTCGCGATCCCGTCCGCTGA
- a CDS encoding DUF503 domain-containing protein translates to MFVGSIAFDLLLGDVRSLKQKRSLVRPLVAELRRKYDVSAAEAGHLDLHRRALVGVAVVAARPAHCVEVLDACERLVAYRPEMELLSARRQVLRSDEIETDEMDQTDERLSSETEDE, encoded by the coding sequence GTGTTCGTCGGCAGCATCGCCTTCGACCTGCTGCTCGGTGACGTCCGGTCCCTGAAGCAGAAGCGCTCGCTCGTGCGCCCTCTGGTCGCCGAGCTGCGCCGGAAGTACGACGTGAGCGCGGCGGAGGCAGGTCACCTCGACCTGCACCGCCGCGCCCTCGTCGGGGTGGCGGTGGTCGCGGCCCGGCCGGCGCACTGCGTCGAGGTGCTCGACGCGTGCGAGCGCCTGGTGGCCTACCGCCCCGAGATGGAGCTGCTCTCCGCCCGGAGGCAGGTCCTGCGCAGCGACGAGATCGAGACCGACGAGATGGACCAGACCGACGAGCGCCTGAGCAGTGAGACGGAGGACGAGTAG
- the infB gene encoding translation initiation factor IF-2 yields the protein MAKVRVYELAKELGVESKVVMAKLTEMGEFVRSASSTVEPPVVRKLRDAMPAAPATVDGKADGAADGKANGKAPAKKAAAKKAAPAPAVPAPAAPVTPAPAPGEPATPVPPPAQEIPAPDSAPRPISPVAPEAPASPESPAPAPAPRPAAAHSGTGGATDAPTRPAPRPAGPRPGNNPFSSGGSTGMGRPAAPRPGNNPYSTGGSTGMPRPGGTAGAPRPGAPRAGGSAGPAGPRPNPGMMPARPAPGVGRTGGPGGRPGAPAGRGRPGAPGGAGRPGGGGGGGGGYGGGPGGGRPGGFSGRGGGARRGGTAGAFGRPGGPRGRQRKSKKQRRQEFDNMAAPSIGGVQVPRGDGSTVVRLARGSSLTDFAEKIDANPASLVTVLFHLGEMATATQSLDEDTFQLLGAELGYQVQIVSPEDEDRELLESFDIDFEGEDWDEDQLVSRPPVVTVMGHVDHGKTRLLDAIRKTDVLSGEAGGITQSIGAYQIHTTHEGEDRAITFIDTPGHEAFTAMRARGAKVTDIAVLVVAADDGVMPQTIEALNHAQAADVPIVVAVNKVDVDGANPAKIRQQLTEYNLVAEEYGGETIFVDVSAKQGTNIEQLLESILLTADAALDLRAVADEQARGVAIEAHLDRGRGPVATVLVQRGTLAVGDAIVAGDAYGRVRAMLDEHGEHLDVALPSRPVQVLGFTSVPGAGDKFLVADEDRIARQIAEKRQAMERNAALAKARKRVSLEDWLEQSKVDTLNLILKGDGSGSVEALEDALLNIEVGEEVALRVIDRGVGAITQNDVNLAVASDAVIIGFNVRPAERVGELIDREGVDVRYYSVIYQAIDEVEAALKGMLKPEYEEAQLGTAEVREVFRSSKFGNIAGCLVRSGEIRRNSKARLIRDGAVVADNLTVESLKRFKDDATEVREGYECGIGLGSYNDIKVDDVIETFEMREKARA from the coding sequence GTGGCAAAGGTCCGGGTCTACGAGCTCGCCAAGGAGCTCGGTGTCGAGAGCAAGGTCGTCATGGCCAAGCTCACAGAGATGGGGGAGTTCGTCCGGTCGGCGTCGTCGACCGTCGAGCCGCCCGTCGTCCGCAAGCTCAGGGACGCCATGCCGGCCGCCCCCGCCACCGTCGACGGCAAGGCCGACGGTGCCGCGGACGGGAAGGCCAACGGCAAGGCTCCCGCCAAGAAGGCCGCCGCCAAGAAGGCCGCGCCCGCCCCCGCAGTGCCCGCCCCCGCGGCGCCGGTCACCCCTGCCCCCGCGCCCGGCGAGCCGGCGACCCCCGTGCCGCCGCCCGCGCAGGAGATCCCGGCCCCGGACTCCGCACCGCGCCCGATCAGCCCGGTGGCTCCGGAGGCACCGGCGAGCCCGGAGAGCCCTGCTCCCGCCCCCGCCCCGCGTCCCGCCGCCGCCCACTCCGGCACCGGTGGCGCGACCGACGCGCCCACGCGGCCGGCCCCCCGCCCGGCCGGCCCCCGCCCGGGCAACAACCCGTTCAGCTCCGGCGGCTCGACCGGCATGGGCCGTCCGGCCGCTCCGCGGCCGGGCAACAACCCGTACTCCACCGGCGGCTCCACCGGCATGCCGCGTCCCGGCGGGACCGCCGGCGCGCCGCGTCCGGGTGCGCCGCGGGCCGGCGGTTCCGCCGGCCCCGCCGGCCCCCGCCCCAACCCCGGCATGATGCCGGCCCGCCCGGCGCCCGGCGTCGGCCGGACCGGTGGCCCCGGGGGCCGTCCTGGCGCTCCCGCCGGCCGCGGCCGGCCCGGCGCGCCCGGCGGTGCCGGTCGTCCCGGCGGCGGCGGCGGTGGTGGCGGCGGCTACGGCGGCGGTCCCGGTGGCGGTCGTCCCGGTGGCTTCAGCGGTCGCGGCGGCGGTGCCCGTCGTGGCGGCACCGCCGGTGCCTTCGGCCGTCCCGGTGGCCCGCGGGGCCGCCAGCGCAAGTCGAAGAAGCAGCGCCGTCAGGAGTTCGACAACATGGCGGCGCCGTCGATCGGCGGCGTCCAGGTCCCGCGCGGCGACGGCTCGACCGTCGTCCGCCTCGCCCGCGGCTCGTCGCTGACCGACTTCGCCGAGAAGATCGACGCCAACCCGGCGTCGCTGGTGACCGTGCTGTTCCACCTCGGTGAGATGGCGACCGCGACCCAGTCGCTGGACGAGGACACCTTCCAGCTGCTCGGTGCCGAGCTCGGCTACCAGGTCCAGATCGTCAGCCCCGAGGACGAGGACCGCGAGCTGCTCGAGTCCTTCGACATCGACTTCGAGGGCGAGGACTGGGACGAGGACCAGCTGGTCTCGCGCCCGCCGGTGGTAACCGTCATGGGTCACGTCGACCACGGAAAGACCCGACTGCTCGACGCGATCCGCAAGACCGACGTCCTCTCGGGCGAGGCCGGCGGCATCACCCAGTCGATCGGCGCCTACCAGATCCACACCACCCACGAGGGCGAGGACCGCGCGATCACCTTCATCGACACCCCGGGCCACGAGGCGTTCACCGCCATGCGTGCCCGCGGTGCCAAGGTGACCGACATCGCGGTGCTCGTGGTCGCGGCCGACGACGGCGTCATGCCGCAGACCATCGAGGCGCTCAACCACGCCCAGGCTGCCGACGTACCGATCGTCGTGGCCGTGAACAAGGTGGACGTGGACGGCGCCAACCCGGCGAAGATCCGCCAGCAGCTCACCGAGTACAACCTGGTGGCGGAGGAGTACGGCGGCGAGACCATCTTCGTCGACGTCTCCGCGAAGCAGGGCACCAACATCGAGCAGCTGCTCGAGTCGATCCTGCTGACGGCCGACGCCGCGCTGGACCTGCGCGCGGTGGCCGACGAGCAGGCCCGTGGTGTCGCGATCGAGGCGCACCTGGACCGCGGTCGCGGCCCGGTCGCCACGGTCCTGGTGCAGCGCGGCACGCTCGCGGTCGGTGACGCCATCGTCGCCGGCGACGCCTACGGCCGGGTGCGCGCCATGCTCGACGAGCACGGTGAGCACCTCGACGTGGCGCTGCCGTCGCGACCCGTGCAGGTGCTCGGCTTCACGTCGGTGCCCGGCGCCGGCGACAAGTTCCTCGTCGCCGACGAGGACCGCATCGCCCGCCAGATCGCCGAGAAGCGCCAAGCGATGGAGCGCAACGCGGCCCTCGCCAAGGCCCGCAAGCGGGTCTCGCTCGAGGACTGGCTGGAGCAGAGCAAGGTCGACACCCTGAACCTGATCCTCAAGGGTGACGGCTCCGGCTCGGTCGAGGCGCTCGAGGACGCCCTGCTCAACATCGAGGTGGGCGAGGAGGTCGCCCTGCGGGTCATCGACCGCGGTGTCGGTGCGATCACGCAGAACGACGTCAACCTGGCCGTCGCGTCCGACGCCGTCATCATCGGCTTCAACGTGCGCCCGGCCGAGCGGGTCGGTGAGCTGATCGACCGCGAGGGCGTCGACGTCCGCTACTACTCGGTCATCTACCAGGCGATCGACGAGGTCGAGGCCGCGCTCAAGGGCATGCTCAAGCCGGAGTACGAGGAGGCGCAGCTCGGCACCGCCGAGGTCCGCGAGGTGTTCCGGTCCAGCAAGTTCGGCAACATCGCCGGCTGCCTGGTGCGCAGCGGCGAGATCCGCCGCAACTCCAAGGCACGGCTCATCCGCGACGGCGCCGTCGTGGCGGACAACCTCACGGTCGAGTCGCTCAAGCGGTTCAAGGACGACGCGACCGAGGTCCGCGAGGGCTACGAGTGCGGCATCGGCCTCGGGTCGTACAACGACATCAAGGTCGACGACGTCATCGAGACGTTCGAGATGCGCGAGAAGGCCCGCGCCTGA
- a CDS encoding PLP-dependent aminotransferase family protein: protein MTTIPADRLRTLLGDLRGERPPLYAGLAARLRLLVGDGRLPVGARLPAERDLAAALHLSRATVAAAYGRLREQGWADARQGSGTWTRLPASHRESPVAWLPAPVAPGVVDLAHAAPSAPPQVPAAFAAALDHLPRLLPGHGYHPRGLPELRALVAERYTRRGLPTTAEQVLVTSGALHAVGVALETLTRRGDRVLVEHPTYPNALDAVRAGGRRPVPVAVDPDHPGATVQALTRAATATRPAMAYVMPDFQNPTGMLLDDPHRRRLAVGLRQAGTVALVDETMADLALDAAEGDAAPAPFAAVAADLAPGSDAAQVVTAGSLSKSVWGGLRIGWLRADAALVPRLARVLGQGQLAGPVLEQLAACHLLEREQEIVAVRRAELRNRRDVLAAALAEHLADWEVPRPAGGLVLWCRLPGRSSTALVGAAAERGVLLAPGPRFGTGAAFDDRLRLPFTQPEDVLTPAVAVLAQAAADVPHRPATDPGQALVV, encoded by the coding sequence GTGACGACGATCCCGGCCGACCGGCTGCGCACCCTGCTCGGCGACCTCCGGGGCGAGCGCCCGCCGCTCTATGCCGGCCTGGCCGCCCGGCTGCGGCTGCTCGTCGGCGACGGGCGGCTGCCGGTCGGGGCCCGCCTGCCGGCCGAGCGCGACCTGGCCGCCGCGCTGCACCTGAGCCGCGCGACGGTGGCCGCGGCCTACGGACGGCTGCGCGAGCAGGGCTGGGCCGACGCCCGGCAGGGCTCGGGCACCTGGACCCGGCTGCCGGCCAGCCACCGCGAGTCGCCGGTCGCGTGGTTGCCGGCTCCGGTCGCCCCCGGTGTCGTCGACCTGGCGCACGCCGCGCCGTCGGCGCCGCCGCAGGTTCCCGCCGCGTTCGCCGCGGCGCTCGACCACCTGCCCCGGCTGCTGCCCGGCCACGGCTACCACCCCCGCGGGCTGCCCGAGCTGCGGGCGCTGGTCGCCGAGCGCTACACGCGTCGAGGGCTGCCCACGACCGCCGAGCAGGTCCTGGTCACGAGCGGCGCCCTGCACGCGGTGGGGGTCGCGCTGGAGACCCTCACGCGCCGGGGCGACCGGGTGCTGGTCGAGCACCCGACCTACCCCAACGCGCTCGACGCCGTGCGGGCCGGTGGTCGTCGGCCGGTGCCGGTCGCCGTCGACCCGGACCACCCGGGCGCGACCGTCCAGGCCCTGACCAGGGCCGCGACCGCGACCAGACCGGCCATGGCGTACGTCATGCCCGACTTCCAGAACCCCACCGGGATGCTGCTCGACGACCCGCACCGGCGCCGGCTGGCGGTCGGCCTGCGGCAGGCCGGGACGGTGGCGCTGGTGGACGAGACGATGGCCGACCTCGCGCTCGATGCGGCCGAGGGTGACGCCGCGCCGGCGCCGTTCGCCGCGGTCGCCGCCGACCTCGCGCCGGGGTCGGACGCGGCGCAGGTGGTCACCGCCGGCTCGCTGAGCAAGAGCGTCTGGGGCGGGCTGCGCATCGGCTGGCTGCGGGCCGACGCCGCACTCGTCCCGCGGCTCGCTCGGGTCCTCGGGCAGGGCCAGCTCGCCGGGCCGGTGCTCGAGCAGCTCGCGGCGTGCCACCTGCTGGAGCGGGAGCAGGAGATCGTCGCCGTACGCCGCGCAGAGCTGCGCAACCGCCGGGACGTCCTCGCGGCTGCGCTCGCCGAGCACCTGGCCGACTGGGAGGTGCCGCGCCCGGCCGGCGGGCTGGTGCTGTGGTGCCGGCTGCCCGGCCGGTCCTCGACCGCGCTGGTCGGTGCGGCGGCCGAGCGCGGCGTGCTGCTGGCGCCGGGGCCGCGGTTCGGCACCGGCGCGGCGTTCGACGACCGGCTGCGGCTGCCCTTCACCCAGCCCGAGGACGTGCTTACCCCCGCCGTGGCCGTGCTCGCGCAGGCGGCGGCCGACGTGCCGCACCGCCCGGCCACCGACCCCGGGCAGGCGCTCGTGGTCTGA
- a CDS encoding YlxR family protein has protein sequence MADRHPARRRAAGPGCSRPCRGRRLSPPVRTCVGCRGRAPAADLLRVVERSRLLVVDERRVLPGRGAHLHRDLACLEAAERRRAFARALRVPGPLDATAVRAALDRS, from the coding sequence CTGGCGGATCGACATCCGGCCCGACGTCGAGCGGCCGGACCCGGGTGCTCCCGCCCCTGCCGGGGGCGACGGCTGAGCCCGCCGGTCCGCACCTGCGTCGGCTGCCGCGGCCGCGCACCGGCCGCCGACCTGCTCCGGGTGGTCGAGCGCTCCCGGCTCCTCGTCGTGGACGAGCGCCGGGTGCTGCCCGGCCGGGGGGCGCACCTGCACCGCGACCTCGCCTGCCTGGAGGCCGCGGAGCGCCGGCGGGCGTTCGCCCGGGCGCTGCGCGTGCCCGGACCGCTCGACGCGACCGCCGTGCGAGCTGCCCTCGATCGGTCCTGA